The genome window AGACAGACGCAGAGAGGATGCAGAGGATGCACCACCAAGACAGAGACGAGATGAGCGTCGCGAAGATGATAGAGACAAGCGAAGTATGCACCCCCACCCATTTCAACGTTATGGAAATCTAACTTGCCAGCAGGCAAATCTCGTCGCTCAGCGTCACCACAATCACGAAGTCCTACTCACGAAGCACTTCCCACGCGCCCTCGCCCCGACACAAAGCGCCCGGCACCAAACATGTCCTTCAACGTCGGCTCTCGCGCAAGCCgctcaccaccaccgccttCACGCGCACAGCGTGAAGAGGAAAATAGCCGCTCAGAAGAGGGCCAGGCTTCAGAGCTTGAAGAGGATCCTATGGACGCAGAGGACGACGATATGGCCGCTATGCAGGCCATGATGGGCTTCGGCGGGTTTGGAAcaaccaagaacaagaaagtTTCGGGCAACAATGCTGGTGGTGTGcacaaagagaagaaaacgGAGTATCGTCAGTATATGAACAGGAACGGCGGATTCAACAGGCCTCTGAGTCCATCACGCTGAGCGTGCTGGCTATACGACGTCCATGCAGTACGAGCTACGATCTCCGTGAGGACAATTGTCACTTTTAAGGTTGTGCCGCAAAGGTAAACTGGATTGGCGTTTAGGTGGATTGGTTCTCCTGCCAAACGAGCGCGGAGGTATAATAATTATGTGGAACATCAAAGTTTGCAGTATCTTGCATGTGTAATGCATTCTTAGCCCTCCTTTCCCGTTCTTCTGTCGCATTGTTCGCCTCGTCAATACATGTTCAGGGCTTAACTTCGACCATCTCAAGGCTGTGCCTATTTCAACGTTTACCACAAACTCCTCCATTTTCACGAGCCAGCCCAAGCTTTCGCAGAATACATGCAACGGTCTCGCCATGGCTATCCTTGCGCCattcttgtcttctttcGAAAGTGTCGTACTCAGCATAACAGCCATCCACATAGTCCTCACCACTTTGTGGAACTGGATATGTCGACCCGCAACTCCTACACCAGAAGAGCTCATACGATCAAGACGCGAAAACCACAATGGTCGATCGGCTGTGAACAGAGTTATTGAAGCTGACCCccgggctgctgctggcaaACACCCTTACCATAGGCCTTGTCACAGCTGGTCGTGGTATGCTATGTACTTATGGCCAGCCCGTGGTGACCATCTTCGCCGTAAGCCTCGTCGCAAATGGTGGTGGTACATTTTGGCCCTGTGGCCAGCTCATGATGACCCAAATCGGTGGTTCATTCTGATTGCGGCCGGGTCCATTAGTATACTCAccttcattttcttcttACGAGAGATATTACCGGACATTTATCAGGGCCATGTTCGATTCTTTACAATCCTCTCGTTTCTGGCACTCGAAGTCGGACGCGCCGCCTATCTTTACCATGTCTTGAAAGACTGCTCTGTTCTGATTCGAGAAGTATGCATTGGTCTCATGGGTCATGTCACTGGTGGTTTCTGCCGCCTCGGCAGTCTATTTGCCGTTCCCCCGACGAAACATTGAACAAGGAGGGGGCGACAAGGAAAGTCGACGGAAACCTCGAATCATAATAGGAAGAAGCAATTTTGGGTGGAAAAGACTTCGGGACAGCGCACGATGAACAACGTGGCTGAGGAGGGTTTGGGTTACAAGGTCAAGAATGAAAGGTCACAGGCACCTATATCTGACTGTCACTTGCGACCAGTACTGCAATATCAAGATCACCATGACACACAGATTGTTCAAATACTCTCTCTTCCACTGTATGTGTTGGTGTAGACATTACGTATAGCGCGTGCAATACATACAAACGCGATCTTTCCACTCCTAAACAGTTCCCAACACCGTTGGTATGCATCTCGAATCACAAACACCgcccatccatctcatcctcgtgCCTgtaccatgccatgccatgcctatgcctgtgcctgtgcctgtgcctgtgcctgtgccttttccccttgctcttcttctggggCACCGTCGCTGGTAGTCGCTGCTCTAGGTGTtggaacatcatcttctataggcgtttcttcttccttcggCGGCTCTTTGGCtgcctctccttcttctaCCTTTGGCTCTTCCCTGGGTTCTTCCTTTTGTTCGTCGGGGTTCTCTTCTGACTGGTTTGTAGTGGCCCTTTCTCTTCGCCGTCTTCGTAGtcgtctctcttcctccgctGTTTGCCGTCTGGCTTTTCGAAGggtttctctcctctcagGATCGTTGTCATCTGCGCCATCACCACCGCGCATGCCTTGTAGAAGAGCTGCTGCTCTATCGGCAACGTCGTCTTCACCTTCACGAGGCGACGAGAGGCCGGGACTGAGCATCTTGCTTTCGTCTTCGGTGGGTtcctccttgttcttgaggccAGCTTCCACTTCTGGGATTTCGTCGAGGTCAGGAATCTTCTGTCCTGACGCGACGCGGACCTGGTGACGATCCTTGAGTCGCGCACGCCTTCTTCGGTCTCTCTGGTCCCGAGCTTGCGGCGCAGCTGCACGTAGCTTCTCCAGGAGAGAGTCCATAGCGCCGGTATTGGATGGAGACGTAGGTCCCGCCTCGGCGTTGGCGTTGGTAAGTTTAAGTTGTGCTGTGTGCTTCCGTTTCATTGACGCCTCGTTACGCTTCCTTGTCTCTTCCACCTGCACGTTCTTGTCACGAGACTTCTTCCACTCTCCCACGAACAATGCCAACTTGGCAAAGAAATCCCGACGGGCCCCATCATCTGCGGGGTCCTCGCCGTAAAATACCATGATATCTTTGtatgtcttcatcatctcttcCAAGTACAGCTCCATCTGCTCGGATTTTCTTCTGGCTTCCTTCATAATACGTTGGACAATTTGACTCACACGGTCCTGGGGATGGAACTGCTTGGGGTCGCTTAGGTTACCAGAATCCAGCGACATTTGAATGTTTCGAATATTGTCGATGTATTTCTTCGCATCCGCCTGAAGTTGCTCAATGTTGATCTTCTGTGCCGTCATGACTCCGTTGATATCATCCGCAAATGTCTCCCACTCAGGGTACTGATTCCGTACAATACGCTCCACGAGGTCGGCCAATGTTGACTCGTTCTTGTCGTCCTTGACCATACCCAATCTTGCAAGAGAgctgagcttgaagccaCGTGCTTGCTTGTTCGCATCATTCATGTAATTACCAATATCCAAAATAAGGCCAAGTACGTTCATCAATGAAACGGAATCGCGTAGCGACTCCGATACTGTCACAACCTGTCGGATTTTCTCGTTAATCTCTTCGTACTCTTGTTCAAAGCTTCTAGTAAGAGCAAGGGCCCTCATTCGACTTTTCCAGTAGTGGTGTAACTCAAAAGCCGTGTAGAGGTAAAGCTGATCTTGTCGAGTCAGCTCCGAGGGATCAAGTTCACGGTCTTGAGATTTGGCATCaggtccagtccagtccttGCTATACGGCGCCATTTGCTTGACTGTATTGTCGGGGATGTTACAGAGGTCATCCTTCTGCAAAAAGTCCATCACTACAGCGTTGTCTAGAATCTCTGGATCGCAGTGAATGATCATTTGAACAATCTTCTCGACAGAGTACTGTGAaaacttggcaaaagcaATTTCTGTGCAGTGTTAGTAGATAAATCAATGGTGGATAAAGGGGTATAAACTGACCATACGCCTTGCGGAGATCAGAAGAGATGATTTGCTTCTTGTCATCCTTCTTAGAAGAGTTTCCTATAccaatcttcttgatctccttagCCATGAACAGTTTCTCGACCTCGTCGAGAATGCCCTTCTTGCTGAGCTCCTGATACTTCTCCTCTCGGGCTTCAGCAGAAGGTGTGTGGGCTGCCCAGTGACTGGTCTCAGGGGCATCAACCTTCTCCCAATGCagggccttgagcttcttcttgggacGAACCACGGGCAGGCCAATGCTTGGTGCAGCCCCGAAAGCGGGTTGTCGGGCCAAGAAGTGCCCAGACATAGCACCAGGCAGGGGAGGGGGTGGTGGAGGGGGCATACCTCCAGCACCAGGTAAaggaggcggtggtggaggaggaggtccaCCACCTGGCATCAGCATGCCAGGCAAGGggggcggaggcggaggagcacCAGGAAGCTGGCCTGGCATTGGGGGAggtggaggcggaggaggcggcggcggagCTCCGGGTATTTGACCAGGCATcggaggaggtggaggtggcggcggaggcggaggagcagCACCAGTGACTTCGATTTTGGGAGTTTCGCTGTCACCTGGTGGAGTGATGGGTGATGAAGTCTCCATACTAGGGTGAGAAGGACCGGTGGTGTCATCTTCAGAATCACTGGCATCgaacttcttgaccttggaacCAATCTCACCAAGCAAGCCAGCTTGCTGCTTGGGGTCTATCGTAGGTCGCTTCATCTCGACGATTCTGGGCTTCTCGAAGATGACACCGTCCTCGCCCTCagtctcatcgtcctcatcgatCACCTCGCCATCAGAACGTCTCTTAAGGGGCTTGCGTGGAATCTTGGTATTGCGGTGGATGCTGCCCAGAACGCTGTTGGTGAAGTCCCGAGGAGGCGTACCACCACCAGGAGGTGTTCCAGGCCTGTCGTCCATCTCCTCGCGCAGGGCTCGAAGACGGTCTGAAGGCCCAACAGCATCTCCCCAAACACGTCCCTCGAGCTTGTATTGTGTCTTCTGCCGCTCGATCTGCATCTGTAACCGCTCCATGAGGCGTTCGCGATCCAGGATACCCTGCATCCGAGCAGGGTCTTCAGGGCCAGCCACCTTGCTGCTGGCGCTGGCgctagcagcagcagcgcttttgatggccttggaagCAGCTACGTCCTGTGCATCTCGAAGCATCAGGTATAGCTCTCTTGTTTCCAACTCGTATCGCTGGGCTTCCTTGGCTCTCATAGTCTGCATACTGTCCAATTCAGCTTTGAGTCCGTCTGCCTGTCTTCTTTGAGCATCAATGAATCGAGATTGCTCGTCCAGTTGCTTTTGTAATTTGGCAACTAGTCCATCAGCACCCAGCTCAAGCTGagccttcatctcatcacgcTCAGCCATTGCGGCCTCAGCGATTTGTCGCGATtcaagagcctcatcctGGGCTTGCCTGGCTTCCGAGTCCGTATGCAATTTGTCAAGGAGACTTTGGACCGTGAAGTTGAGACTCTGCTTGAGATCCATGTTCGGCAGTCGCCGGTCCATAGCAACGTAGCTAAGCATGGAATCAACCAACTGGAACATGCGTAGGCGCTCCTCGCCATCATTTGCTCGGATGAGCATAAGATGCTGTAGAGCCGAAATGAAGTAgtcgttggtcttggtgccATGAAGGCGCTGCTGAATGGCATCGGCAATTTGAACGGGATCAGTCAGATCCTTGACCTCGCCTTCGACGTCGTCCTTGATACTGCTATTCTCCCTCTCAAGCATATCCTCATAGTCAATGGCCTCGTTTGTTCTGAACCGTTCAATCTGTTTGTCCAAGAGTTCGTATTGGaactcctccatcttcgtcAATATTCGCTTGATACCACATGCTGTAAACTGGGCTCGAATGTGTATCCTCAACTCCAAATCTCTCTCGGGCGAATCGATAATCATGTTGACGAGCATGAGAGTCGCAACGGCGTATTCCATAAGCAAGTTCTCCATTCCAATACCTCCAGTCCTCAATTCTTCGCTGGCACCGACCAAACTTCCCATCTTGCCCCTACCATCAATGGTGACCTCCACCAAACGCATCCAAGCATCGAATCGGCCATTTTCTCCAGATGCGGTCTTGACCTCGTCCAGCGCCTGAATGACCTTCAGATGACCTTCGGCATTCTCTCCCCAGGTGCATAGGAAGGTTATGATCTCGCTGACAAGCTTCCGTGTGGTGAGACGAGGAGATATAAGAGAGCTAGCAAGGGCTACCATGACCTTTTGGTGAATCAAGGCATCGTCGGCGCCGAATTTGTTGTTCATGAGCGCCTTTACACATTTGATAATATCATATTCGCGATCGAGATTCTTGTCGACACGGGTGTTATCCTGGACTGGCCCCTGTGCTGTCCTGCGGTTGATCTTAAGCAGCAAGGTCATAAGAGCGACCTGTCCCTGGCACTCGACGAATCTCTTGACCCAACCAATCTGTTGTGTTCGCAAATTGACTTCCAAACTTCCCATACCTTTCGTGTCAAGGCGATCCTCCATAACTCGCCGCACATACCATTCAGGAGTACCTTCTTCGTCGGAGTACGTCGTGATATCGGGAGTCGCGGTATACTGGTTCGGGCGTGCTGTCTGCCGGCGCTTCTGCTCGCCTTGCCATTCAGTAAGTCGATCCTGATAGATCAGCGTCCACTTCTTCTGGGCGGGGTAGGCCATCATCTGTCTCCTGGCCTGCTCGGGGAGATTGTGCCATCCTCGCTTCTGCATCAGTTGGAGGAACATCTGCTCGACCACATTATCGTCGTCTGGTTTGGGGAAATAGAAACCACCCTGTGGATCGCTTTGTCCTGGAGGGGGGCCAGACGGAAATTTGGTAAACCGGTGAGAATCGCGGTTCGAGTGCTGAGAAGCAGCATAAGAGCTTTGGGAAGAGGCACTGGGCATAGCTACATTTGGTGAGCGTGATATCCTTCCATCAAGGAAACTTGTACTACCTGACTGAATGCTCAGATTATCAGCCGAGCCCCGAGCATTAGATGACATATATGAGTCGTATCGGGGGTTGGGAGGATTATTCGAGTGGGAAGAGCTGCCCCTAGGCGGACCCCATTGCTGATATTGGGTCTGACGGCCCGTTGAAGCCATAGTAACATTgccatatccatatccaagAGGTTGTCGCCCTGGGGAATGAGCACCAGACTGTGCCGACGTTCCATCCCAGCTCGGGTATTGGTGAAAGTCCAGGCCATTTTTGTTTAGGTGGTGCGGAAGAGGTTCACGGCGCACTGGCATCTGCTCGCCCTTGGGCAGATACTCGACAGGTATGGGAGAGCGTGATCCACCTCCAACGGCATCGTAGGGTATCGACGTAATTACGCCCGCCATCTGGTTGATACCGCCATCAGAAGATTCTGGGCGATCCAGCGAGATGGCAGACGACTCTCGTTTGTGGCGCGAGGAGCGAAAACTGGCGGCATCGTCTGCGGGGTATCTCGATTCCTCGGTCAAGCGCTTGTCTTTGTGCTTACTTCGTGAGAATAAAGACCGGCCGCCAGAGGACTGCCTCGTCTTGTCAGACATGGCGACGGCGACGGCGACGGCGGTAGGTGTGACAGAGCGGTCGTGGCCGCGACAGTCGTCGAAGCGGAGTGTTTAGTTTGCGAATCGTATTTCGAAAATAcctgtgttggtgttgatccgGGGTGTACAGTAAGGGAAAAAAGGAGGTGCCAGGGTTTCGATGAGCCTGGGGAAGCGTTTGCCAACGGCTACCAAATTGAACACGTGAAGTTGGCGATATGCTGGCCCAGGGCCGCTCGCTTCATCGGGGGCACGATATCGCCGTTGAGGAAAATAGTGAAGTTATTCGGGGTCCGGAGCGTCAGTTGAATCGGCGGAAGCGCTATGATCGGACTTGAAACCTTGGTCGTCTGGAGTTTGGTTGAGTGTGAAGAAGCCCGCGTAGTCTAGATAGGGAGGGGGTAAAGTAAGGtaaaaagacaaagaaaaggccTAAGCTGTGGCTTTTGGATAGATGATGCAGACGGAATGTTTCAATGAGAGGTGCCAGAATAGAATAggataaaagaaaattaattGAATTGCAACCCGAATTAAGTCGAAATGGTGTGAACGAACAAAGGAGCGTAGCGTGTCACTGCACAGCTGCAGTCGGGGTGTCGTATAACGTTGAGAGTTAGGTAGGTCGTGCAGTGTGGTGTAGCAGTCACAGTgtaccagcaccagcaccagcaccagcaataTCCGCAGTAGCCAGCCCAACCCAGGAATGGGAATGACTTGGGTTGGCGGGCTTCCAAATGGATCCTTCTATGATCAGGGATCTGAGGACCAAGCCGAGGGTCTAGCAACAGGAATGCGGATTGGCTCATTTGTTTACGGGGATTATGGGCCTAATATTGCTTAGCCGCCGCTTGAGCTCTTAGGTTAAGAACGCATACAAAGGCCCAAAGCGAGAGATATAGATTGATACTCAATACCTAAATAATGTAGTAAATCAGTATTGTAAAAGTCACTACAGTTAAATCAGCGAGCACAGTTATATCGTAATATCAGTGAGATTCCTTAGAAATAATGTGATATAGCATGATCATGCATGGATATTCATTATGCCCAAGCAGCCCTGTGACTGGTCTGAGAGACACCTTTTTAGCATCGACACCATCTCTAGCATCAGGAGATCTGCCAGGGGAAGTGGGCTCTGTAGATTGAGGACGCGCGGGTGCATGTCAACCTAGAAAGAATTCAAGTTGAAGACCAGAAATTGaagcttattaaagaaagtttgAGACAACTACGCTTATTGAAAGAATCTCTTGTCTTCCTTAGAGTCCCGAGTGACAGGAATCTGTGCATAAGACCCTCCCTCCACTGTTAGTGATACATGAATCCATAGACCCAAAATGCTTATAACCCAATACCAGAGACTTGGGACATTTGAGTTACCTTTCAGTGAGGAGTCTCACAGCCAAAAGTCGTACTAGGATCAATGTATTTCACTGTGATTTGGCGCAATTAATAAGACATATGCGCGGTCTTTCAGCTGCGAaccaatctcatcatcacataCAATAAATGGTTCATGGCTATTCTTAGTTGGGGTTTTCAGCTGCGCCAACGTGTAGCAATCCTCAAACCACGAGATCAGTTACACAACCATTCATCTTAATAACTCAAGGCCCAGAATAAGTGTcagttcttcatcatggtatCAGTGGCAATTACTCATAGAATCACTCATTTGTCTCAAGTTCCCTACTGCGACTCTGAGCATCCCTACTCCGCCTCAGGAAGATCGGGACCCTTATGTCCCGTTCCCTACGATCTCAAGACAAAAGATCTTTCTTTATCCGTACTCCGTATTTTATTCTTGATTCTTAAGCGAGGTCGGCTGTCTCAAATTGCCCATTCCGTTGACTGCCAGTTTCTGATTGCCGTATGTCAGTGGATGAATGGTTGAGATAGCATACGATGGTGACGTGTCCCATGAAGATGGGAGATTATGCACATGTGAACAACGATACGCTAAAATAAATTGATGGCGCATCTTGAAGCGCCAGTAATTGATATATAATGCAGTAAATGTGAGGCTACGCGCAATTGAGTGCTCTTTATTAATGCAAGTTGAAATATTACTAGTCTTTTAGGTTGGTAGGTATCCGTAGACAGAGAATCAATTATCAATAAACTACCCGGGTAAGCCATATGAAAACTATTATCCCTTCCATATCTAGGAATTGGATATCAGTCGCTGGCTAATTATTGAGATCGTTCTAAGGTAGAAAAATACTGTACACGGCCGTTAGTGATGATGGACCCCCTTGCAAGTCTCCAACTAAGGTAATGTTGGCCCGCCCCTTTTAGCGGGATCTTCGGCGTCGTCACCTCCCGCTGGGCCCTTGTGGCTTCAGCCACGTTTCCCGCTGTACGGATTAGCCTCAGGGCGATCACGGCAACctccagcttcaacatcgtgaCATTTTCGGCCTCCAAACTTTGCTGAGCCGGACTGCAAGACTGCCTGTCCTCTTAGATTCTGATATATAGAGCATGGGCGCTACTATGTCTGTTATCAAGGTAACAAACACATCATCCGATGACAACTTGCCTCTTTGCTCCTCTCCTACTGACATCCGTATGATCGCTACTAGACGCTCATTGTTCCCGCCGTCATCTCCTTGatactcttcatcctcctcacttACGTCCTCATTCCCCTCTGGCGCCGATATGCTCGCTACAGCCAGTACCTACCTCTCGACACACTCTCCTCCCAAACATCGTCTCTGCGACAGCGCATAACGTCCCGAATAGCCACTTGGCGCTCCAATCGCGCAGTCGCATTCGCATCCGAGGACGTCTCCGATGATGGActggaagacgatgatggagaggaacTTGGGAGCGTCGATGAGGATACGTGGCGCCAGATGGAGGCTGATACTCGTGCTGCACGGCCAGACAACGCCAGGCGATTAAGTAGAGAGTAAGTGCTGCTGTTTAGCGGCCAAGAACCTTTGTTGCACGTCATATCACATCAGTGACTGACATCATGTTTGCAGTCTTGAAGAGGGCTTTAGGGACGATAGCGACGATGAGCCAGACCGGCTTGCAAGGAATAATTTTAGGTCATAATGTTACAATTCAATACGTTTCTTGCGCTCTTCGGATTTATGACATATCTTACATATGTGGATGATTGTCAAGGAGAGAGCATCTGTGAGGCGACAGCAGAAACAGTCAGTTATACTTGAAGATTTGAAATGCTTAGATTAATTTAGGACAAGGTATTCAAGTCGTTAGTTTTATCAATATCATTTCTCGACTTAATTCAAGTATACCCCGAGCTGCCTGGGTCTATTTCGCCGAGATGTGGAAATGGCTGATCAAATGGATTTAGTAATACCAATCGAACAACTCTCTATTCTCCAGTGATAGAACATGATGTGCAGCTTATTATACGACAGTATGTTTCATAGTCCCATGTAACTTTGAAGCAACAGGTTGTTATTCATTCATCGCTGCCTCAATTATTAAAATCATATCGCTAAAACTGTGTCGCTCTTTCATCCAAAATCGCACCAGTTTCAAGACACAACCAATAACGACGTATACAGCCATTTTTCGAAAGTGGAAGAGAAAACCCCCGATCCTTGGTGCCACCCCCATAGCCAAGTCCTCCGCTCGATACAGAAGCTAGAATGTGGTCATGCAGCTATCGGCTGAGCAACTTCTTCGGCTGACTTCTTTGGATCATCCTTCGGTGGATCAGGGAAAATATCCACTGTTTCGGGTTTTTTCTCTGTCATATCTCCCCCAGGATCAACATTGGTCTTTCTGTTGATAGAGCCCAGGTCTGGTACCGAGGCAGCCTTGTGCACGAGCGACCGAGGCTCAATGTCAATGGTCGCTGTGGGATTCGTCCTGTTCTTATTTCCTACGACACCATTAGTTGATGCGGCTCCCACGTCAGATCTGCCTGTCTCTCCTGTTGTAGGAAATTCGATAGGAGGTTGGTTATCGATTTTAGGTAACACAAACGAAGTGGAAGCTTCAGCAGGAGTGATCGCATCAGGATCGTCAGCGTTCCCGACTGCTGGAGGGATTTCAGCTGTCTTTTGCTTTATTATTTCAGCCTGGCTTCGGTTCTCTTGCATCTCGGTGCTTGGGCCTGTGGGCAGGTTACTCTGCTCCTGCTGACCCGGGAGGACATCAATCTTAGGGGCGCCAATGGATTTTCTGATAAGGTTTTCTTCTTGAGGGTCCATGTTTGCCGGTGGCTCTATGACGATATTCAACCATGTGTATCTGCGTCCCTCGCATTCCTGAAAATGCTGTGTGAGATATGAAAGCCATTCGTCATCCAGCAACCGATTGATCCTAAGGAACTTCCATTCGTACCAGGCGCGCTAGGCCTTTCTAACACGAGAAACCATACTCTCTGTTAGATATGGATGTTGCCTTGGCAATGGCCCTGGGATCATTTTCTTGGAGTATTCTTCCTTGCGGTTGATCCTCCTTCTGGCGCGTGGATTAGATGCACAAAAGTCACATTCTCGTGGTATAATTTGGCTCTCTTGGTCCTCGTACGTGGGTTGGGGGAGTTTTAGTGTTGGAATAGCAAGGTGGTCACACTCGTGTCGAATGGGGATACAACCCCCCATTGGACAGTAATGCTCCCCTCTAACAATGATAGCATCGCTCTCTGGAGTTCGAGACCTTAGACGTTCGGTCAGGTAATTGTACAAACAACGGTGGCCAAATGGATGACCGCAAGGAAGATATACTCGAGTCTCGCAGCGCTTCCAGTTCTCAAAATCGCTGGTAAAGTGATGGAGTCGCCTGTTGCACATGACACAGCGATTCGGGCTTGAATCAGGATATTTCACCACTCTTGGATCGCGAGCTCTGGGATCTTGTCTCCCCAAATTCACAAAACCTGACGGATCTGCTAGTCCACGCTGGTGGGCAGGAGGTAATCGTTGTGGACTTTGAAGAAGGAAGTGTCTTTCCTCATTTCTTGGATTTTTTCGAAGTAATCGCCCTTTGGCTTTGCTCCACATTTGTTTGAAGAAGGGTTTTTTTGCTTTGTTGCCAGTATTTCCTTCAGCTGGGACTGGGACTGAGGATGGAGCCTCGACTGGATTTCTGATCTCGGGGACTTGTGAAACGGGAAGCATGTCTTGGTGCGGTAGGTGTTGCCCAGAAGACTCTGTGACGCTGTGTGCTTTCGCAGTGTCCATGTCTGAGTGGTGAAATTGCTCATAGCGTCTGGAGTGATGAGCGAACGGACAATTAAGTGAGAGTCTGGATGTGATATATAGTAGTTGTGATGATCTTGACGATGtgttctgatgatgatgaagaagaagaagaaaaggagagtTCTAAATCAAAGGAGTCTGTTTTTtggtacatacctaccttatcttAGGTATGTCTGCCTTCCTCGATCGAGCGTTGGACACATTCTCCTTTtactgtttttttttttttttgtttttttgaTACAGATGAGGCAGTTTTAATTTCCCCAAACGTAGATTCCTGCCTCTCTTAACACCATTCGAGGATGCCGATTGCACATTCCATGGGGCTTGACTACGAACCTGGGTAAGTTAACTTATCTTGCAAGTAACTGCTTCCATATTTTAAAATTGTGCTACCTTCGTACCTTACTTGTGGTaaggttggtgatgaggtagATCTCTAATTGCACCCAGCGTTGTCTCTCGTGTGTGTTTGTTGCAAATCCCTACAAGGTCGATAGGTAGGCGTTACTATCTTATACATACCTAGTCTGAGTGGATTTTTACATGTACAGATCAAGATAGCAAAGACTTGCAACCGTCTAGTT of Fusarium musae strain F31 chromosome 5, whole genome shotgun sequence contains these proteins:
- a CDS encoding hypothetical protein (EggNog:ENOG41); this translates as MGDPRRSRRPDSRQMWDESDRRDRRGGHNRDNDRDRRGYRSRSRERRGYRDRSRSLDRRHRDRDRDGDRNRPRNKGPRHHDDRDPRDRRREDAEDAPPRQRRDERREDDRDKRTGKSRRSASPQSRSPTHEALPTRPRPDTKRPAPNMSFNVGSRASRSPPPPSRAQREEENSRSEEGQASELEEDPMDAEDDDMAAMQAMMGFGGFGTTKNKKVSGNNAGGVHKEKKTEYRQYMNRNGGFNRPLSPSR
- a CDS encoding hypothetical protein (EggNog:ENOG41), translated to MSDKTRQSSGGRSLFSRSKHKDKRLTEESRYPADDAASFRSSRHKRESSAISLDRPESSDGGINQMAGVITSIPYDAVGGGSRSPIPVEYLPKGEQMPVRREPLPHHLNKNGLDFHQYPSWDGTSAQSGAHSPGRQPLGYGYGNVTMASTGRQTQYQQWGPPRGSSSHSNNPPNPRYDSYMSSNARGSADNLSIQSGSTSFLDGRISRSPNVAMPSASSQSSYAASQHSNRDSHRFTKFPSGPPPGQSDPQGGFYFPKPDDDNVVEQMFLQLMQKRGWHNLPEQARRQMMAYPAQKKWTLIYQDRLTEWQGEQKRRQTARPNQYTATPDITTYSDEEGTPEWYVRRVMEDRLDTKGMGSLEVNLRTQQIGWVKRFVECQGQVALMTLLLKINRRTAQGPVQDNTRVDKNLDREYDIIKCVKALMNNKFGADDALIHQKVMVALASSLISPRLTTRKLVSEIITFLCTWGENAEGHLKVIQALDEVKTASGENGRFDAWMRLVEVTIDGRGKMGSLVGASEELRTGGIGMENLLMEYAVATLMLVNMIIDSPERDLELRIHIRAQFTACGIKRILTKMEEFQYELLDKQIERFRTNEAIDYEDMLERENSSIKDDVEGEVKDLTDPVQIADAIQQRLHGTKTNDYFISALQHLMLIRANDGEERLRMFQLVDSMLSYVAMDRRLPNMDLKQSLNFTVQSLLDKLHTDSEARQAQDEALESRQIAEAAMAERDEMKAQLELGADGLVAKLQKQLDEQSRFIDAQRRQADGLKAELDSMQTMRAKEAQRYELETRELYLMLRDAQDVAASKAIKSAAAASASASSKVAGPEDPARMQGILDRERLMERLQMQIERQKTQYKLEGRVWGDAVGPSDRLRALREEMDDRPGTPPGGGTPPRDFTNSVLGSIHRNTKIPRKPLKRRSDGEVIDEDDETEGEDGVIFEKPRIVEMKRPTIDPKQQAGLLGEIGSKVKKFDASDSEDDTTGPSHPSMETSSPITPPGDSETPKIEVTGAAPPPPPPPPPPPMPGQIPGAPPPPPPPPPPPMPGQLPGAPPPPPPLPGMLMPGGGPPPPPPPPLPGAGGMPPPPPPPLPGAMSGHFLARQPAFGAAPSIGLPVVRPKKKLKALHWEKVDAPETSHWAAHTPSAEAREEKYQELSKKGILDEVEKLFMAKEIKKIGIGNSSKKDDKKQIISSDLRKAYEIAFAKFSQYSVEKIVQMIIHCDPEILDNAVVMDFLQKDDLCNIPDNTVKQMAPYSKDWTGPDAKSQDRELDPSELTRQDQLYLYTAFELHHYWKSRMRALALTRSFEQEYEEINEKIRQVVTVSESLRDSVSLMNVLGLILDIGNYMNDANKQARGFKLSSLARLGMVKDDKNESTLADLVERIVRNQYPEWETFADDINGVMTAQKINIEQLQADAKKYIDNIRNIQMSLDSGNLSDPKQFHPQDRVSQIVQRIMKEARRKSEQMELYLEEMMKTYKDIMVFYGEDPADDGARRDFFAKLALFVGEWKKSRDKNVQVEETRKRNEASMKRKHTAQLKLTNANAEAGPTSPSNTGAMDSLLEKLRAAAPQARDQRDRRRRARLKDRHQVRVASGQKIPDLDEIPEVEAGLKNKEEPTEDESKMLSPGLSSPREGEDDVADRAAALLQGMRGGDGADDNDPERRETLRKARRQTAEEERRLRRRRRERATTNQSEENPDEQKEEPREEPKVEEGEAAKEPPKEEETPIEDDVPTPRAATTSDGAPEEEQGEKAQAQAQAQAQA
- a CDS encoding hypothetical protein (EggNog:ENOG41), yielding MSVIKTLIVPAVISLILFILLTYVLIPLWRRYARYSQYLPLDTLSSQTSSLRQRITSRIATWRSNRAVAFASEDVSDDGLEDDDGEELGSVDEDTWRQMEADTRAARPDNARRLSRE
- a CDS encoding hypothetical protein (EggNog:ENOG41), giving the protein MDPQEENLIRKSIGAPKIDVLPGQQEQSNLPTGPSTEMQENRSQAEIIKQKTAEIPPAVGNADDPDAITPAEASTSFVLPKIDNQPPIEFPTTGETGRSDVGAASTNGVVGNKNRTNPTATIDIEPRSLVHKAASVPDLGSINRKTNVDPGGDMTEKKPETVDIFPDPPKDDPKKSAEEVAQPIAA